Proteins from a single region of Parasedimentitalea psychrophila:
- a CDS encoding RidA family protein yields the protein MIERIETGARSSKIVKHNGVAYITGQVGEGETIQAQTEECLRRLEVLLVQAGSSREKMLRATIWLADMSDFAGLNEVWNAWMPEGHAPARACGEAKLARPELKVEIIVDAAYD from the coding sequence ATGATCGAACGTATCGAAACCGGGGCCAGGTCCTCGAAAATTGTAAAGCACAATGGAGTCGCCTATATCACCGGGCAGGTTGGTGAAGGAGAGACCATCCAAGCGCAGACCGAGGAATGCCTTAGGCGCCTCGAGGTATTGCTGGTCCAGGCCGGGTCGTCGCGCGAAAAGATGTTGCGGGCTACTATATGGCTGGCGGATATGAGTGACTTTGCTGGACTTAATGAGGTCTGGAATGCTTGGATGCCTGAAGGACATGCACCTGCGCGGGCCTGTGGCGAGGCAAAACTTGCGCGGCCGGAACTCAAGGTCGAGATCATCGTGGATGCTGCCTACGACTGA
- a CDS encoding short chain dehydrogenase: MKILVVGASGVIGSAIVNALSGEHQVISASRSSGDVNVDLSNPASIRAMFAQIDQVDAIISAAGEADIKPLEALTDQDYDRASGMQLMDQINLFRYGKDSLAPGGSVTLTSGAASKYNFPGAAAIGMAFAGLERFADAAAQELTDIRLNVVSPTSVTESMEKLGWPTEGSITAADTAKSYLAAVTGTMNGQTLSTAEYA; the protein is encoded by the coding sequence ATGAAAATACTCGTAGTCGGCGCCTCGGGGGTCATCGGCAGCGCCATCGTCAACGCTCTATCGGGCGAGCATCAGGTCATTTCGGCCAGCCGCTCATCGGGTGATGTCAATGTTGACCTTTCCAACCCGGCCTCCATTCGCGCAATGTTTGCCCAAATTGATCAGGTTGATGCGATCATCTCTGCCGCTGGCGAGGCTGACATCAAGCCGCTGGAGGCGCTGACAGATCAGGATTATGACCGCGCCTCGGGTATGCAGCTTATGGACCAGATCAACCTGTTTCGCTACGGCAAAGACAGCCTTGCCCCAGGTGGTTCGGTGACGCTGACATCTGGTGCCGCCAGCAAATACAATTTCCCGGGTGCTGCCGCCATTGGCATGGCCTTTGCTGGGCTTGAACGCTTTGCTGACGCGGCTGCGCAAGAACTGACAGACATCCGTCTGAACGTCGTGTCGCCGACATCGGTGACAGAATCCATGGAAAAACTGGGCTGGCCAACCGAAGGGTCCATTACTGCTGCCGATACCGCCAAGTCTTATCTCGCCGCAGTCACCGGTACGATGAATGGCCAGACATTGAGCACAGCTGAATACGCGTAG
- a CDS encoding helix-turn-helix domain-containing protein: MIYLDLALRGGAVTILMLLALLLWRAPISLEGRLSVSALALSESAFLITTAALPLDLHPALLSNLTLIASLTPAAITWLIVTIFIDAPGQRWPWLVASLAASIAFYAHEAFPGLFSVCLPMSVVLYGALVILSLWSTRDDLVECRCRARPWFAAAIAGLALFLTAGQATGLLQEDGIILALLQAVGTLVVSLAFAVWLLRPDANRWPGETSPDIDSRLAIHDEFADPALIAGIQSAMTAGIWREEGLTIGALAGKLAVPEHRLRRAINQGLGYRNFSNFINRARIEAACTALTDPAQMNATVLEIAYEVGFASVGPFNRAFRAETGYSPTEYRHTVQSGAFTDSEKSSPIAANLH, from the coding sequence ATGATTTACCTCGACCTTGCGCTGCGTGGCGGTGCTGTTACAATATTGATGTTGCTGGCCTTATTGCTCTGGCGCGCGCCGATCAGCTTGGAAGGGCGCTTATCTGTGTCGGCGCTGGCCCTGTCCGAATCCGCTTTCCTTATCACTACGGCGGCTCTGCCGCTCGACCTGCACCCAGCTTTGCTTTCAAATCTCACGCTTATAGCCAGCCTCACACCTGCAGCGATTACCTGGCTGATCGTGACCATATTTATCGATGCCCCCGGTCAGCGTTGGCCTTGGCTGGTAGCATCGCTGGCCGCCTCAATCGCGTTTTATGCCCATGAGGCCTTCCCAGGCCTTTTCTCCGTTTGCTTGCCAATGTCCGTGGTCCTTTATGGGGCGCTTGTCATCCTCTCGCTCTGGTCCACTCGTGACGATTTGGTGGAATGCCGCTGCCGTGCACGACCTTGGTTCGCAGCAGCTATTGCTGGCCTTGCATTGTTTCTGACTGCGGGTCAGGCCACCGGTTTGCTACAAGAGGACGGTATAATATTGGCTCTCTTGCAAGCTGTCGGCACACTTGTGGTTTCCCTCGCATTTGCAGTGTGGCTGTTGCGCCCCGATGCGAACCGCTGGCCGGGCGAGACATCCCCAGACATCGACAGCCGTTTGGCGATCCACGATGAATTTGCAGACCCCGCCCTGATCGCAGGCATCCAGTCAGCTATGACCGCAGGCATCTGGCGAGAAGAAGGGCTGACCATCGGCGCACTCGCAGGAAAACTCGCCGTACCGGAGCACCGTTTGCGGCGCGCGATAAACCAAGGACTGGGCTATCGCAACTTCTCAAATTTCATCAACCGGGCACGAATCGAGGCGGCCTGTACCGCTTTGACGGATCCCGCCCAGATGAACGCAACAGTGCTGGAAATTGCATATGAAGTCGGCTTTGCTTCAGTGGGACCGTTCAACCGGGCCTTCCGCGCAGAAACCGGGTACAGTCCGACCGAATACCGACACACCGTGCAGTCCGGTGCATTCACCGATTCTGAAAAATCATCGCCAATTGCTGCAAACTTGCACTGA
- a CDS encoding oxidoreductase, with translation MKDQVQKTAIVTGANTGLGYETALDLYRRGMNVIVASRNPDKAREAIERMRVVAPISNGKVEFVQLNLSSLEAVESFADWANSHLERLDLLINNAGIMTPPPTRTDDGYEAQFGVNFVAHFALTGRLFALLEKTPGARVVSLSSRAHRGGVIDFANFALEKPYDPGRAYAQSKLANLIFALEFDRRIRISGHQLRSLAAHPGVSQTDLFRHIGPTPDGIKFMSAAEGAAPTVMAATLDTAQGGQYFGPDGPGEANGKPALAKIDAAAMDATVNSNLWQWAQKATGVYYP, from the coding sequence ATGAAAGATCAGGTGCAAAAAACCGCCATTGTCACAGGCGCCAACACTGGCCTCGGATATGAAACGGCGCTCGACCTTTACCGGCGGGGGATGAATGTCATCGTTGCCAGCCGCAATCCCGACAAGGCGCGGGAGGCCATCGAGCGTATGCGTGTCGTGGCCCCCATTTCAAACGGTAAGGTTGAGTTCGTGCAGTTGAACCTGTCGAGTCTTGAGGCAGTAGAAAGCTTTGCCGACTGGGCGAACAGCCATCTGGAGCGACTGGATCTGTTGATCAACAACGCGGGTATCATGACGCCACCACCCACAAGGACCGATGATGGATACGAAGCCCAGTTTGGCGTGAATTTCGTGGCTCATTTTGCCCTGACTGGACGTTTGTTTGCACTGCTGGAAAAAACACCAGGTGCCCGTGTTGTCTCGCTGAGCAGCAGGGCGCATCGCGGCGGCGTAATTGATTTTGCGAACTTCGCCCTCGAAAAGCCATACGATCCGGGGCGGGCATACGCCCAAAGCAAACTTGCCAACCTGATTTTCGCGTTGGAATTCGACCGCCGCATACGTATTTCAGGTCACCAACTCAGGTCTCTGGCCGCGCATCCTGGGGTCAGTCAGACTGATCTTTTCCGCCATATCGGCCCAACGCCGGATGGGATAAAGTTCATGTCTGCTGCGGAGGGTGCGGCTCCTACGGTCATGGCGGCGACCTTGGACACTGCCCAGGGCGGTCAGTATTTTGGACCGGACGGGCCGGGAGAGGCCAACGGTAAACCCGCTCTGGCAAAAATTGATGCAGCAGCAATGGACGCAACTGTGAACAGCAATCTCTGGCAATGGGCGCAAAAGGCTACTGGTGTGTACTACCCCTAA
- a CDS encoding haloalkane dehalogenase, which translates to MSKLETFQSTPVKSGVFRTPDSAFANLPDFQFEPNYIDVDGMRMHYVDQGRDNPRTIFLLHGQPSWSYLYRKMIPLFVAAGYRVIAPDLIGFGRSDKPANSDAHSYQAHVNWMTTFVQKLGIKDATVFMQDWGGMIGLRVLANNPDWASHLVVANTALGNAKGPFKYILPRMLKAMRVFAGKPKIEDLAAKQSYGNWAGYFLRSPKLDFGKVMQILTNSKLSAAEMSAYDAPIADHRFYAGPRKMPQIVVEQQDEGRDAWAKLGQSNRPVLTLFSDKDPFLADTGYDKQFQALPGAASQPHETITNASHFLQEDKGVEIADKVLKWLQSKGY; encoded by the coding sequence ATGTCCAAGCTTGAGACGTTTCAATCAACACCCGTCAAATCCGGCGTTTTCAGAACACCTGACTCAGCGTTTGCCAATCTTCCCGATTTTCAGTTTGAGCCGAACTACATCGACGTAGACGGTATGCGAATGCACTACGTTGACCAGGGTCGCGATAATCCCAGGACCATCTTTCTGCTGCATGGGCAACCGTCCTGGAGCTACCTTTACCGCAAGATGATCCCGTTGTTTGTCGCCGCCGGTTATCGCGTCATTGCCCCCGACCTTATTGGCTTTGGCCGCTCGGACAAGCCCGCAAACTCGGATGCGCATAGCTATCAGGCACATGTGAACTGGATGACGACTTTTGTGCAGAAATTGGGCATCAAAGACGCCACCGTCTTTATGCAGGATTGGGGCGGCATGATTGGCCTGCGCGTGTTGGCAAACAACCCGGACTGGGCGTCGCACTTGGTTGTCGCCAATACGGCGCTTGGCAATGCCAAAGGCCCGTTCAAGTATATTTTGCCACGCATGCTCAAGGCGATGCGGGTCTTTGCGGGCAAGCCAAAAATTGAGGATCTGGCTGCCAAACAATCCTATGGCAACTGGGCGGGCTATTTCCTGCGGTCTCCAAAACTGGACTTCGGCAAGGTCATGCAGATCCTCACGAATTCCAAACTGTCTGCCGCTGAAATGTCTGCCTATGACGCCCCCATTGCGGATCATCGCTTTTATGCAGGCCCGCGCAAGATGCCTCAGATCGTAGTCGAACAGCAGGACGAAGGTCGTGATGCCTGGGCCAAGCTGGGGCAAAGCAACAGGCCAGTTCTGACCCTGTTCAGTGACAAGGATCCGTTTCTCGCTGATACCGGATATGACAAGCAGTTTCAGGCGCTTCCCGGTGCGGCGTCGCAACCCCATGAAACAATCACCAACGCGTCGCATTTCCTGCAGGAAGACAAAGGCGTTGAGATTGCAGACAAGGTCCTGAAGTGGCTGCAAAGCAAAGGCTATTGA
- a CDS encoding LysR family transcriptional regulator, with amino-acid sequence MTNLDHLNVVSTICDVGSFQLASEKLNKARSAVSYSVKQVEEFYQIQIFDRSKYRPELTADGKILLVQIRYLLKQAQNFEDFVHELKGENEVELRLGVSSHFPLEKLTGLLKSLKADFPTTTIHLEMEIASGERILQEEKVDIAIFGAPSQSVFIDYQQIDSMNVPLVISSDLIENDPAKISETDLARHPQVIVKSTDEKSPDVGILDDALKWYVTDLHAKKALICAGLGWGRLPHHFAEPEISNGKLVVLSTLGDLSLPIYLTKLANRSLGPVGKRIWEYFL; translated from the coding sequence ATGACCAATCTCGACCATCTAAACGTTGTAAGCACCATCTGCGACGTGGGCAGCTTTCAACTGGCCAGCGAAAAGCTGAACAAGGCCCGGTCTGCAGTGTCTTACTCGGTTAAACAGGTCGAAGAATTCTACCAAATTCAGATATTTGACCGCTCGAAATACCGGCCTGAGCTAACCGCAGACGGAAAAATACTTCTCGTGCAAATCCGCTACCTGTTGAAACAGGCGCAAAATTTCGAGGATTTTGTGCACGAGTTGAAAGGCGAAAATGAAGTTGAGCTGAGACTTGGCGTCAGCAGTCACTTTCCACTCGAAAAGCTTACAGGGCTGTTGAAGTCCCTAAAGGCTGACTTTCCCACGACAACCATTCATCTGGAAATGGAAATCGCGTCAGGTGAGCGTATCCTCCAAGAAGAAAAAGTGGACATCGCGATTTTTGGAGCCCCGAGCCAAAGCGTGTTTATTGATTACCAGCAAATCGATAGCATGAATGTTCCTTTGGTAATTTCCAGCGACCTAATTGAGAACGACCCTGCGAAGATTTCCGAAACCGATTTGGCCCGTCACCCTCAGGTCATTGTAAAGTCCACCGATGAAAAGTCGCCGGATGTCGGGATACTCGATGATGCCTTGAAATGGTACGTCACAGATCTGCACGCAAAGAAGGCACTGATTTGTGCGGGCCTCGGCTGGGGTCGGCTTCCGCATCACTTTGCCGAGCCAGAAATATCCAACGGAAAGCTCGTGGTACTTAGTACCTTAGGTGACCTTTCGCTCCCCATTTATCTGACCAAACTTGCCAACCGGTCGCTGGGACCCGTTGGTAAACGGATTTGGGAATATTTTTTGTAA
- a CDS encoding helix-turn-helix domain-containing protein encodes MTKRQPLNLMQKWLVPQYWVCQQPQLTRASFCVLMRLLDRQNTKTGRCDPSAVGLAEETGFSERSIRGAFKELEERGVIKRNRVARRSRNQFLIYSVAELEQNQRSANPKRRAGQRPSLQPAAATPAMHCLQNLQRTAPETIKETIKKNEGAENTNAIGQALSGDTGRQPSLDIDLGEFERRIVKVFEREGYGYEGLLMLPADEMEHVFQRLCSGHLSFGEAVGELLDSYRTAREKL; translated from the coding sequence ATGACAAAGCGGCAACCCTTGAACCTGATGCAAAAGTGGTTGGTGCCCCAGTACTGGGTCTGCCAACAACCGCAGCTCACAAGAGCCAGTTTCTGTGTGCTCATGAGATTGTTGGATCGTCAGAACACAAAAACTGGACGTTGTGATCCCTCGGCCGTTGGGCTTGCCGAGGAGACCGGGTTCTCGGAAAGGAGCATCCGCGGCGCCTTCAAGGAGCTAGAAGAACGAGGTGTTATCAAACGGAATCGAGTGGCGCGGCGTTCCCGCAACCAGTTTCTGATTTATTCAGTGGCAGAACTTGAGCAAAATCAGCGATCGGCGAATCCAAAAAGGCGGGCGGGTCAGCGTCCGAGCCTGCAGCCTGCTGCCGCAACCCCTGCAATGCATTGCCTTCAGAACCTGCAACGGACTGCACCCGAAACAATAAAAGAAACTATAAAGAAAAACGAAGGGGCTGAGAACACGAATGCAATAGGTCAGGCCCTGTCAGGTGATACTGGCCGCCAACCATCCTTGGATATCGACCTTGGCGAATTTGAACGCAGGATTGTGAAAGTGTTCGAACGGGAAGGTTATGGCTATGAAGGTTTGTTGATGCTTCCAGCAGATGAGATGGAACACGTATTTCAACGGCTTTGCAGCGGCCATCTCTCGTTTGGTGAGGCAGTTGGGGAATTGCTCGATAGCTATCGGACAGCGCGGGAGAAGCTGTAG